The following proteins are co-located in the Triticum aestivum cultivar Chinese Spring chromosome 1A, IWGSC CS RefSeq v2.1, whole genome shotgun sequence genome:
- the LOC123054421 gene encoding probable membrane-associated kinase regulator 1: MGRARARDAGHGGAKSFPSPASSSASSSEFEFTVTQSPGAKQRSAAQLCPADDLFYKGQLLPLHLSPRISMVRTLLLASASTSSASASDSTSASNSSRDSNGSTSSSFSTDCAALLLPDSAPSSSRPSSAADDDRHLNLLRGTASYAGLPPAKRTGKQYLSSFATRFSSVFLHRGGAPAAKKPSNKSLAKEVIKKYAKKVKPLYEKLSQIPKNQNNQPQPQPPAQQQQQCFKKPFSFSIRKKRGDEDHAAASAAAAAAEVSTGKYAHSNSFSGNLRFPRQKRCAASCPSSMRSSPNHSGMLSFGGAGGVGFPDVPAAAAAAMTSSIGMRPVSLSAASSSSMEELQSAIEGAIAHCKNTMGGVVSLCPRKVPAAAAAAAGEISAF, translated from the coding sequence ATGGGCCGCGCGAGGGCCAGGGACGCCGGCCACGGCGGCGCCAAGTCGTTCCCgtcgccggcctcgtcctcggcgTCGTCGTCCGAGTTCGAGTTCACGGTGACGCAGTCGCCGGGGGCCAAGCAGCGGTCGGCGGCGCAGCTGTGCCCCGCCGACGACCTCTTCTACAAGGGCCAGCTGCTGCCGCTGCACCTGTCGCCGCGCATCTCCATGGTGCGCACGCTGCTGCTCGCGtcggcctccacctcctccgcctccgcctccgactccacctccgcctccaacTCCTCCCGCGACTCCAACGGcagcacctcctcctccttctccaccgaCTGCGCCGCGCTGCTGCTCCCGGACTCTGCGCCCTCCTCCTCCCGCCCCAGCTCCGCCGCCGACGACGACCGCCACCTCAACCTGCTCCGGGGGACCGCCTCCTACGCCGGGCTCCCGCCGGCCAAGCGCACCGGCAAGCAGTACCTCTCCTCCTTCGCCACCCGCTTCTCCTCCGTCTTCCTCCACCGCGGCGGCGCGCCGGCCGCCAAGAAGCCGTCCAACAAGTCGCTCGCCAAGGAGGTGATCAAGAAGTACGCCAAGAAGGTGAAGCCCCTGTACGAGAAGCTGTCCCAGATCCCCAAGAACCAGAACAACCAGCCTCAGCCGCAGCCTccggcgcagcagcagcagcagtgtttCAAGAAGCCGTTCAGCTTCTCGATCCGGAAGAAGCGGGGCGACGAAGACCACGCTGCCGCgtccgcggcggcggcagcggcggaggtgAGCACCGGCAAGTACGCGCACTCAAACTCGTTCTCCGGGAACCTCCGGTTCCCGCGTCAGAAGCGGTGCGCGGCGAGCTGCCCGTCGTCGATGCGGTCGTCGCCGAACCACTCCGGGATGCTCTCCTTCGGCGGAGCGGGCGGCGTTGGCTTCCCCGACGtgccggccgcggcggcggcggccatgacAAGCAGCATTGGCATGCGGCCCGTGTCGCTGTcggcggcgtcgtcgtcgtcgatggAGGAGCTCCAGAGCGCCATCGAGGGCGCCATCGCGCACTGCAAGAACACGATGGGCGGCGTCGTGTCCCTGTGCCCGCgcaaggtgccggcggcggcggcggcggcggccggcgagatCAGCGCGTTCTGA